A genomic window from Hirundo rustica isolate bHirRus1 chromosome 14, bHirRus1.pri.v3, whole genome shotgun sequence includes:
- the IL12B gene encoding interleukin-12 subunit beta, translated as MSHLLCALLSLLSFAALLESAQWKLQENVLVIESQWDAQAPATAVELRCDTSEEAVYWEKGSDWRQEGKTVTAWVKESPDAGNYSCRSQESEELLGSKLLLIARISSEGKMMRWILKSFKEPKDTFLKCEAKNYSGIFTCSWMTENNSPNVKFTIRSLNDPQGDVSCSSPVALTQGALTTYTAQCHKESFCPFAEEHQPIDMFLEVIDEVEYENSTASFFIRDIIKPDPPQCQYVAANGTVTWTYPRTWSTPNSYFPLTFRVKVKSTRRSKKEYNTDEQSVPAPGPAEVWVQARDRYYLSSWSEWSSLCR; from the exons atgTCTCACCTCCTCTGTGCCTTACTGTCCTTGTTGTCCTTTGCTGCCCTACTGGAAAGTGCCCAGTGgaaactgcaggaaaatg TGTTGGTCATCGAATCCCAGTGGGACGCCCAGGCCCCGGCCACCGCCGTGGAGCTCCGCTGTGACACCTCAGAGGAAGCAGTTTACTGGGAAAAGGGCTCGGATTGGAGGCAAGAAGGGAAAACCGTGACGGCCTGGGTGAAGGAGAGCCCGGACGCCGGCAACTACAGCTGTCGGAGCCAGGAGAGCGAAGAGCTGCTCGGCTCCAAACTCCTCCTCATCGCCAGAATCAGCTCCGAGGGGAAGATGATGAGGTGGATCCTGAAAAGCTTCAAAG AGCCCAAGGATACATTTTTGAAGTGTGAGGCAAAGAACTACTCTGGAATTTTCACATGTTCCTGGATGACAGAAAATAACAGCCCAAATGTGAAGTTCACCATCAGGAGCCTGAACGA CCCCCAGGGGGAcgtgtcctgcagcagccccgTGGCTCTCACCCAGGGCGCCCTGACCACGTACACAGCCCAGTGCCACAAGGAGAGCTTCTGTCCCTTTGCTGAGGAGCACCAGCCCATTGACATGTTCCTGGAGGTCATCGATGAGGTGGAGTACGAGAACAGCACCGCCAGCTTCTTCATCAGGGACATCA TAAAGCCTGACCCTCCCCAGTGTCAGTACGTGGCCGCCAATGGAACAGTGACCTGGACATACCCCAGGACCTGGAGCACCCCAAACTCCTACTTCCCTTTGACTTTCAGGGTCAAAGTTAAAAGCACAAGGAGATCCAAAAAG gagtACAACACCGACGAGCAGTCCGTGCCAGCGCCGGGGCCAGCAGAGGTGTGGGTGCAGGCCAGGGACCGCTACTACCTCTCCTCCTGGAGCGAGTGGTCCTCGCTCTGCAGGTAA
- the LOC120759210 gene encoding ovomucoid-like: MKVAGTWALLALAALCLALSTADAAPQNEVDCSEYRRLERGRPIYCERLYQPFCGSDGKTYNNKCSFCKAVLRSRGALHMKQAGAC; the protein is encoded by the exons ATGAAGGTCGCGGGCACCTGGGCGCTGCTGGCGCTGGCGGCTCTGTGCTTGGCTC TTTCCACAGCAGATGCTGCCCCACAGAATGAG GTGGACTGCAGCGAGTACCGGAGGCTGGAGAGGGGGAGGCCCATCTACTGCGAGAGGCTCTACCAGCCCTTCTGCGGCTCCGACGGCAAAACCTACAACAACAAATGCTCCTTCtgcaaggctgtgct GCGGAGCAGAGGAGCCCTGCACATGAAGCAGGCGGGGGCGTGCTGA
- the FBXO38 gene encoding F-box only protein 38 isoform X2, giving the protein MGPRRKTVKASAASREGAESTKAEEPKDYMNQLSHEVLCHIFRYLPLQDIMCMECLSRKLKEAVTLYLRVVKVVDLCAGRWWEYMPTGFTDSSFLTLLRKMPDIEQLYGLHPRYLERRRVRGHEAFSIPGVLEALQACPNLLGVETSHLELVEAIWTYMPQVHILGKFRNRNGAFPIPPENKLKIPIGAKIQTLHLVGVNVPEIPCIPMLRHLYLKWVRLTKPQPFKDFLCISLRAFVMRNCAGPTNSLKYVPLVTGLASARNLEHLELVRVPFLGGLIQHVVEDSWRSGGFRNLHTIVLGACKNALEVDLGYLIITAARRLHEVRIQPSLTKDGVFSALKMAELEFPQFETLHLGYVDEFLLQCKMTSTDLVRYGLADVVENPGIITDIGMKAVNEVFSFIKYLVIYNCPHLHNPNNWITDHSRWTRLVDLTLVRCHAIKLDSFSQFIELLPSLEFISLDQMFREPPKGCARVGLSAGTGIGVSSALVSNQNSNNDNDNNNNHQNNNNNPNIHHNNHQHPNEQNEENELRQEGPAEEQQIGAEALNEMEEVAQEEGEAAGQGQDELPAPSQAAVPMEVDEEQAGPSGIQPVVKATPITIHDSDSEDEEENMGSSRACISSSTAQSYSDGEEKSRDPVETREPSVSGKGKTPLRKRCGASHGGQAKPFPAEESSCEKGCQVTSEQIKADMKAASDMPERSKGKDSCGSAGSAATPGSCGAASPGPERGRAAQSRSAGAAAAEEPGRCGCSPCGGDGCGQGEAEQGSVCSRCSSQARTSGGGDGESPSGSGAAGRGPDFALRTLPRCAAAGEPEDGRTSGSACGAGRQEHGARPPGWQLDCKEEYPRRPLTRARSRLSHVPLVSEPEVAKPKPRQTTKRKRTADKSTSTSDPVIEDDHVQVLTLKSKNLVGITLTNCGITDLVLKDCPKMMFIHATRCRVLKHLKVENAPVVNRFDYAQCKKLNMDQVLDQILRMPPERNRIIYLRPMQQVDTLTLEQKIFSGPYPYHICIIHEFSNPPNVRNKVRVRSWMDTIANINQELIKYEFFPEATRTEEDLKKYPKYPWGRDIYTLEGIVDGAPYSMITDFPWLRSLRTAEPNSYARYDFEDDERTTIYAPRRKGQLSADICMETIGEEISELRQVRKGVFQRVVAIFIHYCDVNGEPVEDDYI; this is encoded by the exons ATGGGGCCCCGGCGGAAAACTGTGAAAGCGAGCGCCGcgagcagggaaggggcagagtCTACCAAAGCTGAGGAGCCAAAAGATTACATGAACCAACTCTCTCATGAAGTGCTTTGCCACATCTTTAG GTACCTGCCCTTGCAGGACATCATGTGCATGGAGTGCCTGTCGCGGAAGCTGAAGGAGGCGGTGACGCTGTACCTGCGCGTGGTCAAGGTGGTGGATCTGTGTGCGGGGCGTTGGTGGGAGTACATGCCCACAG GTTTCACTGATTCCAGCTTCCTAACGCTGCTGAGGAAGATGCCAGACATTGAACAACTTTATGGTCTTCATCCCAGGTATCTGGAAAGGCGCCGAGTCCGTGGCCACGAAGCTTTCAGCATTCCTGGAGTTTTAGAGGCTTTGCAGGCCTGTCCAAATTTGCTG GGTGTTGAGACCTCTCATTTAGAGCTGGTGGAAGCTATTTGGACATACATGCCCCAAGTCCACATTTTAGGGAAGTTTCGTAATCGTAATGGTGCTTTTCCAATTCCTCCTGAGAACAAGCTGAAAATTCCTATAGGAGCTAAAATTCAGACTTTGCACTTAGTAG GGGTGAATGTCCCTGAGATTCCTTGTATCCCAATGCTGAGGCACCTTTATTTGAAGTGGGTGAGACTCACCAAACCACAGCCTTTTAAAGATTTCCTTTGTATCAGCTTACGTGCTTTTGTCATGAGGAACTGTGCTG GACCCACAAACTCTCTGAAGTACGTTCCCCTGGTGACAGGCCTGGCTTCTGCCAGGAATCTGGAGCACTTGGAACTGGTCCGTGTTCCATTTCTTGGAGGACTTATCCAGCACGTGGTAGAAGACAGCTGGAGATCAG GTGGTTTTAGGAATTTGCACACTATAGTTCTGGGAGCTTGCAAGAATGCACTTGAAGTGGATCTTGGCTACCTCATCATAACTGCTGCACGAAG GTTGCACGAAGTGCGGATCCAGCCTTCCTTGACCAAAGAtggtgttttttctgctttgaagatGGCTGAACTGGAATTCCCACAGTTTGAAACTCTTCACCTAGGCTACGTTGATGAGTTTTTACTACAGT GTAAAATGACGAGTACGGACTTGGTGAGGTACGGCTTGGCTGATGTGGTTGAAAACCCGGGAATTATTACAGATATTGGTATGAAAGCTGTAAAtgaagttttttctttcatcaagTATCTGGTCATTTACAACTGCCCACATCTACATAACCCAAATAATTGGATCACAG ACCACTCGAGGTGGACGCGCCTGGTTGACCTGACCCTGGTGAGGTGCCACGCCATCAAGCTGGACTCTTTCAGTCAGTTCATCGAGTTACTGCCAAGCTTGGAGTTTATTTCTCTGGACCAGATGTTTAGAGAGCCTCCAAAG GGTTGTGCTCGTGTGGGCCTAAGTGCAGGCACAGGGATTGGGGTCTCCTCTGCCCTGGTGAGCAATCAGAACTCCAACAACGacaatgacaacaacaacaaccaccagaacaacaacaacaaccccaaCATCCACCACAACAACCACCAGCACCCCAACGAGCAGAACGAGGAGAACGAGCTGCGCCAGGAGGgccctgctgaggagcagcagattGGGGCTGAGG CCCTGAATGAGATGGAGGAGGTGGcacaggaggagggggaggcggctgggcagggccaggacgagctgccagctcccagccaggctgctgttCCCATGGAGGTGGATGAGGAGCAAGCAG GACCAAGTGGAATTCAACCTGTCGTGAAAGCAACTCCTATTACCATCCATGATTCAGacagtgaggatgaggaggaaaacATGGGCTCTTCCAGAGCCTgcatctccagcagcactgcacagagTTACTCAGATGGggaagagaagagcagggaTCCAGTGGAAACCAGGGAACCTTCAG TGAGCGGCAAAGGCAAGACTCCCCTGCGCAAGAGGTGCGGCGCCAGCCACGGCGGCCAGGCCAAGCCGTTCCCGGCCGAGGAGAGCAGCTGTGAGAAGGGCTGCCAGGTGACCAGCGAGCAGATCAAAGCTGACATGAAAGCGGCCAGCGACATGCCCGAGAGGAGCAAGGGCAAGGATTCCTGCGGCAGCGCCGGCTCCGCGGCGACGCCGGGCTCCTGCGGCGCCGCTTCTCCCGGCCCCGAGCGCGGCCGGGCGGCGCAGAGCCGCTCCGCCGGCGCCGCGGCAGCGGAGGAGCCCGGGCGCTGCGGCTGCTCTCCGTGCGGAGGGGATGGGTGCGGCCAGGGGGAGGCCGAGCAGGGCTCCGTGTGCTCCCGCTGCTCCTCGCAGGCCAGGACGAGCGGGGGGGGTGACGGGGAGAGCCCCTCGGGCAGCGGAGCCGCCGGCCGCGGGCCGGACTTTGCGCTCAGGACGCTGCCGCGCTGCGCGGCCGCGGGAGAGCCCGAGGATGGCAGGACTAGTGGGAGCGCCTGCGGGGCTGGCAGGCAGGAGCACGGCGCGCGGCCCCCGGGCTGGCAGCTGGACTGCAAGGAGGAGTACCCACGGAGACCCCTGACCAGGGCCCGGAGCAGGCTGTCCCACGTGCCTCTGGTGTCGGAGCCAG AAGTAGCAAAGCCAAAGCCAAGGCAAACCACCAAGAGGAAAAGGACAGCTGACAAATCCACCAGTACCAGTGACCCCGTGATTGAGGATGATCATGTCCAG GTACTGACTTTGAAATCCAAAAACCTCGTAGGAATCACGTTGACCAACTGTGGGATAACAGATTTGGTGCTGAAAGACTGCCCCAAAATGATGTTCATCCATG cGACGAGGTGCCGTGTGCTGAAACACTTGAAGGTGGAAAATGCCCCCGTCGTGAATCGCTTTGACTACGCCCAGTGCAAGAAGCTGAACATGGATCAGGTCCTGGATCAGATCCTCAGGATGCCCCCAGAGAGGAACAGGATCATTTACCTTCGTCCCATGCAGCAG GTGGACACGCTGACTCTGGAGCAGAAGATCTTCAGTGGGCCCTACCCCTACCACATCTGCATCATCCACGAGTTCAGCAACCCCCCCAACGTCCGCAACAAGGTGCGGGTGCGCAGCTGGATGGACACCATAGCCAACATCAACCA ggagCTGATTAAATACGAGTTCTTCCCTGAGGCCACCAGGACTGAGGAGGACCTGAAGAAATACCCCAAGTACCCCTGGGGCAGAGACATCTACACCCTGGAAG gCATTGTGGATGGTGCTCCCTATTCCATGATCACTGACTTCCCCTGGCTGAGGTCCCTGAGGACAGCGGAGCCCAACAGCTACGCCAGATACGACTTTGAGGACGATGAGAGGA
- the FBXO38 gene encoding F-box only protein 38 isoform X1, with the protein MRRSLSGINGELGAEMGPRRKTVKASAASREGAESTKAEEPKDYMNQLSHEVLCHIFRYLPLQDIMCMECLSRKLKEAVTLYLRVVKVVDLCAGRWWEYMPTGFTDSSFLTLLRKMPDIEQLYGLHPRYLERRRVRGHEAFSIPGVLEALQACPNLLGVETSHLELVEAIWTYMPQVHILGKFRNRNGAFPIPPENKLKIPIGAKIQTLHLVGVNVPEIPCIPMLRHLYLKWVRLTKPQPFKDFLCISLRAFVMRNCAGPTNSLKYVPLVTGLASARNLEHLELVRVPFLGGLIQHVVEDSWRSGGFRNLHTIVLGACKNALEVDLGYLIITAARRLHEVRIQPSLTKDGVFSALKMAELEFPQFETLHLGYVDEFLLQCKMTSTDLVRYGLADVVENPGIITDIGMKAVNEVFSFIKYLVIYNCPHLHNPNNWITDHSRWTRLVDLTLVRCHAIKLDSFSQFIELLPSLEFISLDQMFREPPKGCARVGLSAGTGIGVSSALVSNQNSNNDNDNNNNHQNNNNNPNIHHNNHQHPNEQNEENELRQEGPAEEQQIGAEALNEMEEVAQEEGEAAGQGQDELPAPSQAAVPMEVDEEQAGPSGIQPVVKATPITIHDSDSEDEEENMGSSRACISSSTAQSYSDGEEKSRDPVETREPSVSGKGKTPLRKRCGASHGGQAKPFPAEESSCEKGCQVTSEQIKADMKAASDMPERSKGKDSCGSAGSAATPGSCGAASPGPERGRAAQSRSAGAAAAEEPGRCGCSPCGGDGCGQGEAEQGSVCSRCSSQARTSGGGDGESPSGSGAAGRGPDFALRTLPRCAAAGEPEDGRTSGSACGAGRQEHGARPPGWQLDCKEEYPRRPLTRARSRLSHVPLVSEPEVAKPKPRQTTKRKRTADKSTSTSDPVIEDDHVQVLTLKSKNLVGITLTNCGITDLVLKDCPKMMFIHATRCRVLKHLKVENAPVVNRFDYAQCKKLNMDQVLDQILRMPPERNRIIYLRPMQQVDTLTLEQKIFSGPYPYHICIIHEFSNPPNVRNKVRVRSWMDTIANINQELIKYEFFPEATRTEEDLKKYPKYPWGRDIYTLEGIVDGAPYSMITDFPWLRSLRTAEPNSYARYDFEDDERTTIYAPRRKGQLSADICMETIGEEISELRQVRKGVFQRVVAIFIHYCDVNGEPVEDDYI; encoded by the exons ATGCGACGTTCATTGTCGGGAATTAATGGAG AACTCGGTGCAGAGATGGGGCCCCGGCGGAAAACTGTGAAAGCGAGCGCCGcgagcagggaaggggcagagtCTACCAAAGCTGAGGAGCCAAAAGATTACATGAACCAACTCTCTCATGAAGTGCTTTGCCACATCTTTAG GTACCTGCCCTTGCAGGACATCATGTGCATGGAGTGCCTGTCGCGGAAGCTGAAGGAGGCGGTGACGCTGTACCTGCGCGTGGTCAAGGTGGTGGATCTGTGTGCGGGGCGTTGGTGGGAGTACATGCCCACAG GTTTCACTGATTCCAGCTTCCTAACGCTGCTGAGGAAGATGCCAGACATTGAACAACTTTATGGTCTTCATCCCAGGTATCTGGAAAGGCGCCGAGTCCGTGGCCACGAAGCTTTCAGCATTCCTGGAGTTTTAGAGGCTTTGCAGGCCTGTCCAAATTTGCTG GGTGTTGAGACCTCTCATTTAGAGCTGGTGGAAGCTATTTGGACATACATGCCCCAAGTCCACATTTTAGGGAAGTTTCGTAATCGTAATGGTGCTTTTCCAATTCCTCCTGAGAACAAGCTGAAAATTCCTATAGGAGCTAAAATTCAGACTTTGCACTTAGTAG GGGTGAATGTCCCTGAGATTCCTTGTATCCCAATGCTGAGGCACCTTTATTTGAAGTGGGTGAGACTCACCAAACCACAGCCTTTTAAAGATTTCCTTTGTATCAGCTTACGTGCTTTTGTCATGAGGAACTGTGCTG GACCCACAAACTCTCTGAAGTACGTTCCCCTGGTGACAGGCCTGGCTTCTGCCAGGAATCTGGAGCACTTGGAACTGGTCCGTGTTCCATTTCTTGGAGGACTTATCCAGCACGTGGTAGAAGACAGCTGGAGATCAG GTGGTTTTAGGAATTTGCACACTATAGTTCTGGGAGCTTGCAAGAATGCACTTGAAGTGGATCTTGGCTACCTCATCATAACTGCTGCACGAAG GTTGCACGAAGTGCGGATCCAGCCTTCCTTGACCAAAGAtggtgttttttctgctttgaagatGGCTGAACTGGAATTCCCACAGTTTGAAACTCTTCACCTAGGCTACGTTGATGAGTTTTTACTACAGT GTAAAATGACGAGTACGGACTTGGTGAGGTACGGCTTGGCTGATGTGGTTGAAAACCCGGGAATTATTACAGATATTGGTATGAAAGCTGTAAAtgaagttttttctttcatcaagTATCTGGTCATTTACAACTGCCCACATCTACATAACCCAAATAATTGGATCACAG ACCACTCGAGGTGGACGCGCCTGGTTGACCTGACCCTGGTGAGGTGCCACGCCATCAAGCTGGACTCTTTCAGTCAGTTCATCGAGTTACTGCCAAGCTTGGAGTTTATTTCTCTGGACCAGATGTTTAGAGAGCCTCCAAAG GGTTGTGCTCGTGTGGGCCTAAGTGCAGGCACAGGGATTGGGGTCTCCTCTGCCCTGGTGAGCAATCAGAACTCCAACAACGacaatgacaacaacaacaaccaccagaacaacaacaacaaccccaaCATCCACCACAACAACCACCAGCACCCCAACGAGCAGAACGAGGAGAACGAGCTGCGCCAGGAGGgccctgctgaggagcagcagattGGGGCTGAGG CCCTGAATGAGATGGAGGAGGTGGcacaggaggagggggaggcggctgggcagggccaggacgagctgccagctcccagccaggctgctgttCCCATGGAGGTGGATGAGGAGCAAGCAG GACCAAGTGGAATTCAACCTGTCGTGAAAGCAACTCCTATTACCATCCATGATTCAGacagtgaggatgaggaggaaaacATGGGCTCTTCCAGAGCCTgcatctccagcagcactgcacagagTTACTCAGATGGggaagagaagagcagggaTCCAGTGGAAACCAGGGAACCTTCAG TGAGCGGCAAAGGCAAGACTCCCCTGCGCAAGAGGTGCGGCGCCAGCCACGGCGGCCAGGCCAAGCCGTTCCCGGCCGAGGAGAGCAGCTGTGAGAAGGGCTGCCAGGTGACCAGCGAGCAGATCAAAGCTGACATGAAAGCGGCCAGCGACATGCCCGAGAGGAGCAAGGGCAAGGATTCCTGCGGCAGCGCCGGCTCCGCGGCGACGCCGGGCTCCTGCGGCGCCGCTTCTCCCGGCCCCGAGCGCGGCCGGGCGGCGCAGAGCCGCTCCGCCGGCGCCGCGGCAGCGGAGGAGCCCGGGCGCTGCGGCTGCTCTCCGTGCGGAGGGGATGGGTGCGGCCAGGGGGAGGCCGAGCAGGGCTCCGTGTGCTCCCGCTGCTCCTCGCAGGCCAGGACGAGCGGGGGGGGTGACGGGGAGAGCCCCTCGGGCAGCGGAGCCGCCGGCCGCGGGCCGGACTTTGCGCTCAGGACGCTGCCGCGCTGCGCGGCCGCGGGAGAGCCCGAGGATGGCAGGACTAGTGGGAGCGCCTGCGGGGCTGGCAGGCAGGAGCACGGCGCGCGGCCCCCGGGCTGGCAGCTGGACTGCAAGGAGGAGTACCCACGGAGACCCCTGACCAGGGCCCGGAGCAGGCTGTCCCACGTGCCTCTGGTGTCGGAGCCAG AAGTAGCAAAGCCAAAGCCAAGGCAAACCACCAAGAGGAAAAGGACAGCTGACAAATCCACCAGTACCAGTGACCCCGTGATTGAGGATGATCATGTCCAG GTACTGACTTTGAAATCCAAAAACCTCGTAGGAATCACGTTGACCAACTGTGGGATAACAGATTTGGTGCTGAAAGACTGCCCCAAAATGATGTTCATCCATG cGACGAGGTGCCGTGTGCTGAAACACTTGAAGGTGGAAAATGCCCCCGTCGTGAATCGCTTTGACTACGCCCAGTGCAAGAAGCTGAACATGGATCAGGTCCTGGATCAGATCCTCAGGATGCCCCCAGAGAGGAACAGGATCATTTACCTTCGTCCCATGCAGCAG GTGGACACGCTGACTCTGGAGCAGAAGATCTTCAGTGGGCCCTACCCCTACCACATCTGCATCATCCACGAGTTCAGCAACCCCCCCAACGTCCGCAACAAGGTGCGGGTGCGCAGCTGGATGGACACCATAGCCAACATCAACCA ggagCTGATTAAATACGAGTTCTTCCCTGAGGCCACCAGGACTGAGGAGGACCTGAAGAAATACCCCAAGTACCCCTGGGGCAGAGACATCTACACCCTGGAAG gCATTGTGGATGGTGCTCCCTATTCCATGATCACTGACTTCCCCTGGCTGAGGTCCCTGAGGACAGCGGAGCCCAACAGCTACGCCAGATACGACTTTGAGGACGATGAGAGGA